One window of Populus nigra chromosome 5, ddPopNigr1.1, whole genome shotgun sequence genomic DNA carries:
- the LOC133693577 gene encoding bidirectional sugar transporter SWEET1 yields the protein MDVLHFLFGVFGNATALFLFLAPTITFKRIIRSKSTEQFSGIPYVMTLLNCLLSAWYGLPFVSKNNVLVSTINGAGSAIETIYVLIFIIYAPKKEKTKVLGLLTLVITIFTGVALVSLFALHGNARKLFCGCAAAVFSIIMYGSPLSIMRTVIKTKSVEYMPFFLSLFVFLCGTSWFVYGLLGRDPFVAVPNGVGCGLGALQLILYFIYRNNKGEAKKPISTHSLEIGPGKVHQEKKLVANGSHDERV from the exons ATGGATGTCCTGCATTTCTTGTTTGGAGTTTTTG GAAATGCCACTGCtttgtttctcttcttggctCCAAC GATAACGTTCAAGAGGATCATAAGAAGCAAATCCACAGAGCAGTTCTCTGGCATTCCGTATGTGATGACCTTGCTCAACTGCCTCCTTTCCGCTTG GTATGGACTGCCTTTTGTGTCCAAGAACAATGTTTTGGTGTCAACAATCAATGGAGCTGGCTCAGCAATTGAAACCATCTATGTGTTGATCTTCATCATCTATGCACCAAAGAAAGAGAAGACTAAAGTCCTTGGCCTCCTCACTCTTGTGATCACCATCTTTACTGGCGTGGCCTTGGTGTCCCTTTTTGCTCTTCATGGCAACGCCAGGAAGCTATTCTGTGGCTGTGCTGCTGCTGTTTTCTCTATTATCATGTATGGCTCCCCACTGTCCATCATG AGGACAGTGATTAAAACTAAGAGCGTCGAGTACATGCCATTCTTCCTGTCACTGTTTGTCTTCTTATGCGGCACTTCCTGGTTTGTCTATGGTCTCCTTGGTAGAGACCCTTTCGTTGCC GTCCCAAATGGAGTTGGCTGTGGTCTAGGGGCATTACAGCTGATATTGTACTTCATCTACCGTAACAACAAGGGCGAGGCCAAGAAGCCCATCTCTACTCATTCACTAGAGATTGGTCCCGGAAAAGTCCACCAAGAGAAGAAATTGGTTGCCAATGGATCCCATGATGAACGAGTGTAG